The DNA region ttaaaaataaaacatcgcggcaatttaacaaaaataccacggcaacttcaaaatgaaacaccacggcaaattagtattgaaacaccacggcaaattagtaatgaaacaccacggcaaattacagaatgccacggcggaagtgagttaccacggcggaagtgaaacctttggaatcttcgattttttctgaggtaaagtaattatttgtgcattgaagtaaataaataattattatattattattaatttatttaactgcAGCATTTACGTGTTTATTGCACTAGGTCTAGCtatgcctactactagcctaagGCATAGgccttaggcctacagtagtagctaggtctactgtaaaaaaaacttgttatataaaaaacagatttatactgtaaatatattaaaacattgtagaatgttatagggcctaggcctaccttgtaATAAGGCCTATGGTCTAGCCCGGCCTAGAAAGTTCAAGAAGAGTGCAATAAAGACGTAAACTGCTGcagttaaatatattaatataatataatatttacgatactaattgatgtgaagcgacgctgattataattaatgttgtatacatgtgcgctatacaagtaataataataataataataatatttacatcaaTGCACAAATAATGACTTACCTCAGAAAAAATCGAAGATTCCAAAGGTTTCACTTCCGCCGTGGTAACTCACTTCCGCCGTGGCATTTtgtaatttgccgtggtgtttcattattaatttgccgtggtgtttcaatactaatttgccgtggtgtttcatttttaagttgccgtggtatttttgttaaattgccgcgatgttttatttttaatttgccgtgatgttttatttttaatttgccgtggcttttttcaaattgccgtggcttttttcaaattgccgtggctttttttgaaaaagttgtcgtgatatttttttaaagttgccGGGACACTTATAGGCCACCGTAAATTCCTCCatggaaattaaattaattaattaatagattACTCCATGGCGAGAGAAAGTAAATACTTCCAATTCAAGAAACCCTTCACAAGTTTCCACTTTTTGGGTTTAGCCGCtcttatttataggcctactgtaattattttatCTCAAACATTGTACATAGAAAAGAGCAATAAATGTTACGAAAAAACATTTCAACGATGGCGACACGATAAAAATGCAGAAAATTGTAAGCCTCTGTCTGTTGTGCAAGGAGCTAGTAGTTGTCTCAGTCAGCGCGCTCTCAGGCAGCGAGCCATTGAAATGTACGATTCCTACAACACGTAAATTGCTAGCCTAGAGCAGTGCGAGTCGCAACCGCTCTGAGAGTGCGAGGAGGAATTACCTACTGAGGAGGCGAACTGCATGCTTGAGTGATTTGAACATCTCACGTGACATCAACATCCAATCAGAAAACAGTATTTTGGCTAGCTAGCAGTTTCGTTGAGCGTAAAAAAATATCTCATCCCgcatccggttgactagtttcagctgcatgcgattggctactcactcgtacaccgttttaatattcatatttcagaatgtcaaagactcaacaactaagagggtacgcatgcgctatgttacgtttagacaatgtgtacttgggtacattaatgaaagtttctgaaggctagaaatgattttatatgcctagtagtagtctgataaacatttgattggatttttcccaagaacatgaaaactcgtcttgcttctccgcaaatcaaacattgaatggatcatttaatattacgcggagataatttgatttaattcccacccataccctgtcctgttctgtgtagtggtgtagccctgtctgttgtgtgtgaatcctgttgtgtgccggtggtggtattatatgtaggcctaccttattggcgttttatttggcaggtcatacatgagagttgagtaggacctacgaaggaggcctaggctaaggactaaaaaaattaataaacaaaacaacttggcaacacgatttcatatttcaacagtctcgatcgtacattcagcactgtacgtactcgatctttttcatttagaaacaaaatgatcattggttgattcgaaatccatatttacataccgcccgccccatatagccaaatgcggtatgataacctacgtcattcttatcggatgtttgcggtctgcaaatcgatttctatacgtgtttcacaagtctgtattttcagacaaaaatcgcggtcgaaataaaacaaataaataaattttaaaaaatacagacttggggcaagtctatatGTTGAGCATCAGCACCTTCCACCCAAGGCTAATCCAAGGGCTCCACTACCGTGCACTGCAATGGGAGCAAAGttgtaccagggaagagttaaattaactcttccctggttgtACTAACACATCGCCAATAAACAATACTGAAAGAAACGCATGGATGTGAGTTATAATGTAAATGTagatttttattatgttgttgaaaattcgcagaaatataaattattcaatgaaatacaacaAGACAGCTGGCCACCTCATGAAAATGATGAGGAAAATCCCTGTTTGCAGTTTATGACCGCCCATTTTTGGAGATCTAAAAGTATGATGCTTTTTGATTGGAGTTTCCGTAACAACCTGAAGTGATTGGCAATTAGATTGCCAAGGGCTTTAGGTTGTCAACAAAGCATGTCCCCGGTTTATACGATGTCTAGAACATAATTGGTGaacttttaaaaattgtctTCGGTTTTTCGGTAGGTTGATCCAATATTTAAATCAAAGACACATATaattatggaacgccgtttacgcaacatttcaatgatatgaattttatgacgcgatatgtgaatgaaatgcatcgatatgaattgaatggcgcgatatatgaatgaaatgttttgaattgaatgctttgaattgaatgttttgaataaaatgttttgaatgaaatgttttgaataaattgttttgaatgcaatgtttttaatgaaatgttttgaatgaaatgttttgaatgaaatgttttgaatgaaatgttttaaatgatatgttttgaatgaaatgtttgaattgagttgaaaagtcaaactattggtggcgtatgtcattcccgctcgcaatttttttctcaacctcttaggcctaagcgtgggtaccctcatctcctttccacgctgccttaaaggctggtttcctgtcgacgtaagaagtcgaattttgcaacgattcttgcgtttcatacgtttcttacgtctcttacgaaagttgagaaaaaattgacgtcgttgacgttagtcaagatcgtgtcgggccgcagagaaacatctgtagttatgctgctcccgaaagttgaaattttggctgtgaaacacacgtcgtatgcttacgtcgattttagtgttgttacgaaagttgaacatttttttcttacgtcggtcggatttatgacgtatttgaaacaacatctctgattggtgtttctttttagagcgggttttatcatttttcgcgcaaaatgttgaatgttgttattgtagCCTACCtgtcagtgcagcacaccaacatgTTATTTTCAGTAGATAAGCTAGGCCAGTATtagtaaaatacttaattaatactgtacggTACCGTACTAATaggaattgatttgaccaaataatcaaactagcctaggctagaaggcctatgtattatttgtatgaatcaaaatatgaattaattatcctggccctctaggcctagccttaaatagttttcaaaattaaaaaaaggcaaatcatttcgagattcctattattattagacctacctaGGCCCTAAACTAGGCATTGGCCTATTGGCCTATAAGCATATCTAATCGAGCAtgagatagtaggcctactaccgcagtaagatacccattatttacaggcctataatctatatataaatttacgtaagggcaaaattcggtaaatcgcgctttacttctagaatttttactcgatggtatataaagttggttcgtactttcggtactgattttaaccacctgatgtagccctctttactaattaaattaagttagataattagttattgacgattaaaacgaatttaggttcaacgatttgccccaaataggggtgttttccgatcgtggtatacactgtctaataatggatgtccatcttgaaaaatacccgctacaaaaatgcgaggaggcttcgcattttccaatctcctcctacgataattgtttttaatagctgaaaaccggttgaacagctagagtacagcatcataatgttgaagacaggccgattttctttaaaaaatactattttgatctaatatacgattatacaaatgtattgatttgcgatgaatggaacatcccaatctcatacagtctgccagagtttggtttaaaaaaagtaggtaaatttatgagcccttggtttaacacatacggtaggtaaatatatgggccctttgagaataaacttgaacaatactgtaaatacataattacctatttttggtcctcatttgaatcgaacatttcttactgtgaatgttcgtactgttagatgtaatataaaaatatatacaaataaacttattactgagattgtggataggctctactgttagatatataaacacattattatatacaaataaactatactgacagttccttctcaacgtttgtattaattaataattaccaaaaatataaacgtcgtagtggtgtatcgtgactatatttcaatcgattatgacagtgacagttttaacaaagtattaaatcgcaaatgttttactgtatttagaggtatattatttataggcctataaaacatgaaaaaaatatttcgttactgagtgcataaaaaatatatttaaaaattgttcctctttgcacctatccgctttcccatccctcaaccctaaaactccctgattagaacatgattaggctaaaattatagtagtaaatacatacaaatgttattgtccggctttatttcactataaggacatacacattacgtcataactcttgtcgctcattggttgcttgttacgattgcgcttacgtctcttgcgaaagttgacttcaagtcaactttcgtaagagacgtaagaaacgtgacgcaagggcgttcattcaagcgtaagataaaaaatcccggtttcctgtaaaatcggaagaaaacgtcgtaacgcaacaattgttaggtcatcggtttcctgtaaaatcgtttgtcgttaccatttttcttacgttgcgtcgattttataaattttcgatcgtaatcggtttcctgtaaaatccgcatttcttacgacaaatcgacgtagtcgcaacaaaagtgatgttcttacgtcgacaggaaaccagcctttacagagaatcctaacagacctgggttcggaaatatgcattccaatgtttcaggtctgttaggattctctgtaaaggatccatattgatgacagcgtggaaaggagatgagggtacccaggcttaggcctaagaggttaAAGCAAAATCCGATGACTTATGATTAGGAACGCCACCcccattatttaattataacgtCGTTCCTGAAGACTTCACGCGGTTTAAACAGAGGGGAATACACATTCTACATTTAAATACAAGATCAATGATCCCCAAACTACCGGAACTGCGCGATATTGCATATAAAAGTAAAGCTGGTATTATCTCCATTAGCGAAACATGGATTGATGATTCGGTATCtgacaacaaaattaaaattgaaggATATTCAGTTCTACGAAGAGATCGCGACCGCAAAGGCGGTGGCGTATGTACGTATATAAAAGATGACATCGCGTTTAACCGGCGTTCAGAATTTGAATCCGACGAAGCTGAAGTACTTTGGATTGAACTGAACCTGCCTAAAACCAAACCTATTATAATTGGAACATGTATACAGACCACCAAAGCAAACGAACTTTCTAACTCTGTTTGAAAATATTGGAATGGACAGTGAATTAATTGTTGTTGGCGATTTTAATGTATGTACTTTAACAAAGTCATCTTTATTGAATAGCTATAATCAAATTCTAAATATGTTTAGTTTAAGCATGGAGAAATCAgatttctccatggtttaaGTAATAAAGTTACTGAACCAACTAGGATATGCCCTACAGTTGCTTCATGCCTCAatcatatattatgtaataacGAGAATAAGATAAGCCAATCGGGTACAATCGCAACAGGTCTAAGCGATCACTTAATGACATTTTGTACACGGAAAACTATTAAACTTAAGTTCAATGgacataaaaatgtatatatcagATCACTAAAAAACTATACCGTTGATCAATTTAGAAACATACTAATAGATATCGATTGGTCAGTAGTTACCGCTATCGGAGATGTAAATGAAGCTCTGTATAAATTTAATGCATTACTTTTGGCTGCTATTGATTCCATTTCCCCCTTAAAAACATTAGGATGAAACAAAGAACGGAACCATGGTTAACTAGAGAAATATTATAAGACATTGAAATCagagataaattattaaatatgtataataaaaacaagaataataccgacttattaatacaattttgcaaactaagaaataaaatacagcGTGATATAAATAAAGCTAAATCAAATCATTTGTTAAACAAgactgaagaaaataaaaataaccctaACAAATTATGGAAAATGTTTAAAGGTCTAGGCTATAGTAATAAATCTAAGGATAGTACTAAAGCGGTTATTGACCTGCCCAATGGTACTAAATGTTTCGACCCAGCCAAAATTGCTTCTTGCTTCAATGAATATTTTACTACTATTGCAGCCAATTTGGTCAGTAAACTTCCATCCCCTAACAATTACGTCGTCCAAACTTAAGGATTTCTATAGAACCGTTAGTGGCACTAACTTTATGCTCAACTCAGTGGACGAAGACTTTATATATAGtgaattaaacaaacttaatgcGACAAAAAGCACGGGTGTCGATAAGATACCTCCCAGCTTCATAAAGATGGGTCTGAAATTCTAAAAGTTCCCATTAcctacataattaatttatcaattagTACCAGTACAGTCCCAGAAGACATGAAAAAGGCCAAGGTCATACCTCTttataaacaaggccatatagatggctgcagtcgcgtgcttagtgtttaccgaccgaccgaccaacctaccaactgaccgaaattactgaacatgtttaaaaatgttgaaatgtttaaaaacagttatatttttttaatttacacgtgcgtagcctgtcattTTTTatgtgctcgtataacgtaatttcgagttgaaaagtaagtcaagaaaacagaaatcgggcaaaaagtttgcgcaacaacatttaacgcgcagtgcgcgcgcaaaaatctacgcactcatggcaattttgtaaacgcttaaaattgcctgaaacgtactcttatttcgtcgaaaataaattttgaaaattttaagcgcgcgtacacatgcgttacatgcgctacgcacgtaattgtattgccatatgatgatttatgccctgaaatttatgagtaccaaattttatttaattgtgattcatgcttgtgaagatatgattacaaacgtgatttcgttaaatcgtgcgtagaccgcgtaattttttattgcgcaccgtgaaaacataaccacatcgattcctggccataaggaatatactgtgaaaaattgacttagctagattaaactgatatcaagataaggtcagaaagcgataaaacgcatagtgataccggaccgacagaccgacagaccgacagaccgaccgaccgaccgacatagtgaactatagagtcgcttccacgcgactaaaaaggtaGTAGAACCGATATTGGAAACTATCGCCCTATAAGTATACTCAGTACAATGTCTAAAATGTTAGAGAAGGCTGTTTTTCTTCAAATCGAAAAATACCTTACTGAAAACAACGTATTGTATAAATATCAATCTGGATTTCGAGCTGCCTTCTCTACTGACACATGTTTGATAGATATTAGTTGATTCCCTTAACACCCAAACTTCTAAGGGAAATTTCTCGGGTATGGTGTTGGTCGATTTAAAGAAGGCTTTTGACACTGTGGATCATGACATTTTATGTAATAAGCTTAAATTAATGGGTATTGGATCTATTGAATGGTTCAAATCTTACTTGTCAATAAGAAAACAAATAGTAActgttttaccttgatttaCCTTGATCTTGGACATCTAAAGCAATGCTTGTGTGTCCCTCCGGTATATTCTATTACATGTTCTATCATACGGGGAAAACTTTAGTGGGTGGTGATTCCAAAATTTTTCTAGTCggtttttaaattgattaacaTTTGCAGCTTCTATTACATCCTGAGGCAAGTTGTTCCATGTGTCGATAATAGAGTTTGTAAAAAATTTCTGCCGTATCCTTAAGTGAGTACGAGGTTTGTTAATTTTCAAAAAGTGTCCTCTGGTTCTAGATTCAGTGGTTAACTTAAAAAAAATCCTCATTGTTACATTTAGTGAAACCGTAGAACATTTTGAATACTTGAATCATTGCGGATCTCAATCTTCTGTATTCTAGAGTAGGAAGGTGCATTTTGGAAAGTCGTTGACTGTATTCATACTGACGTAAATCTGCTATCATTCTAGATGCACGCTGTTGAACCTTTTCCAACTTATCAGATTCTTTCCAAAAAAACATGTTGCCAAACAGTACTGCAATATTCCATGGATGGTCTTACAATCGATTTGTACAGAAGAGATAAGGAGTGACAGGATAAATAATCAAAAGACCTATATATGATGCCCAGCTTTTTATTTGCTTTCATAGCAACTTGAGCCACATGGGATTCGAAAGTTAATTTATCGTCAATTACGACCCCGAGATCTGTCATTTTGGAGACCCATTGTAGTAGTTTCTTGTTTTCTGCATGGCCCATCTTGTATTGAAATTTATTGTTCTTCCTACCAAAATGCATGACACTACATTTATCTAAGTTAAACGGTAGTTGCCATTTTATAGACCATTTAAACAGCTTGTCAATGTCCTCTTGTAACTTTTTGGCATcatctaaattatttatttttctaaaaatctTGGTGTCATCAGCAAAAATGGTTATCTCGGAATCTATTTGATCAGGAAGGTCGTTGATATACAAGTTGAAGAGCAGTGGTCCTAGAACACTTCCTTGAGGTATTCCACTTGTTACTCTTTTGCTGTTTGACCTAACACCATTTACAACAACTACCTGTGATCTATTAGTAAGAAACGCCTCTATCCACTGCACTAAGTTTCCTCCTATACCATATGCTTTCAGCTTGTTGATTAATCTTTTATGTGGAACGCTATCAAAAGCTTTCTTGAAATCCAAGAAAACGCAATCGAAACGTGAGCCTTCATCTAACCATTTGGTCCACTGATTTAGCGCTTCTAGTAGTGCTGTATTACATGACCTACCCGGCCGAAAACCATGTTGACTTTTGGTGAACAAATTGTTGCTTTCCATATAATCCATTATATTATTCCTAATGAATGTTTCCATAGTTTTACATACTAGTGAAGTCAGGCTCACTGGTCTATAATTCAAAGGTGTAGACTTATTTCCTTTTTTGAATATAGGTATAACGTCTGCGAGGCCCCAAGATAGGGGGATAGCTCCTTGCTTCATCAATTTAGTGAATAAATGCTTAAAGAGATCAGCCAATTGTAAACTTGTTTCCTTTAAGACTCGAGAGTTTATTTTGTCTGGACCAGGAGACTTACAAATATCTAACTTATTGAGGTATTCCTCGATACCTTCCTTAGAAAAATGTACTATGTTTAGTACAATATCATCTACTCGTGGACTAAGTATAGGTATATCTTCAGTATTTTCAATTGTGAAAACAGATGCAAAAGAATCGTTTAGTAGATTAGCTTTATCAGTATCTTCTGTTACACTTTTGCCATTATTATCAGTTAGAGTTGGAATTCCagatttcttttttgttttcccTTTAACATACTTCCAAAAGTTTTTTGGATTGGTTTTGACATCTCTAGCTAGTTTTAGCTCAAACTCTgcttttgttttcttaattaaatATGTGGTTCTATTTCTTTGGATGGTAAACTCGGACCATGAttgtttattcttttttttttggaaccTGTTccatttgttatgttttttcttaatttcgTTTTTCAGTTCGTTGTTCATCcattctttttttgtatttacattttttcttcGTAGTGGGACATATATTGAAACACactcattaattttattttcaatcgcTTTACTCATTTCAATTCCactatttatttcataaaaatgtttaaCGTCTGATATTTTCAAAGCTTGCCTCATATTATCATACTCTCCTCTATAATAGTTTCGAGCCTCCGTATGTTCCCTTCTTTCCTGTCCCTCAACTTCCACTTTAAAGGTAACAATTGCGTGGTCACTTTTTCCTAAAGGCggtttaatatttatatcttcTACCTCAtctacatttttggaaaaaattaaaTCTAGTAGACTTGGTTCTTGGCCCGATCTAAATCGAGTGGTTACTGTAATGTGCTGGTACCAGAATagatctttaataatatcaagaAAACGTTGACTTTCAATCTTTTCGCCTTGATAAATTTTCTCATCTGGCCAACAAATGTTACCAAAATTAAAGTCACCGGCCACAATTAAGTAATCACATTTGATCATATTCACTCTGCCAAATAGCtctctaattttaaaattattttccaTGGTGCTGTTGGGGCTTCTGTACATGCATCCTATTACCATTCTTTGACTGCCAACGTAAACTTCAACCCACAGTGATTC from Antedon mediterranea chromosome 2, ecAntMedi1.1, whole genome shotgun sequence includes:
- the LOC140039345 gene encoding uncharacterized protein, with amino-acid sequence MIIHVFMYTNCDSILNKRDEFKLRMKDSDPDIILLTEILPKHSLYQVQKNELEIEEYNFYYSEKKRGIGIYVKSHLSVSVVDFESDFEESLWVEVYVGSQRMVIGCMYRSPNSTMENNFKIRELFGRVNMIKCDYLIVAGDFNFGNICWPDEKIYQGEKIESQRFLDIIKDLFWYQHITVTTRFRSGQEPSLLDLIFSKNVDEVEDINIKPPLGKSDHAIVTFKVEVEGQERREHTEARNYYRGEYDNMRQALKISDVKHFYEINSGIEMSKAIENKINECVSIYVPLRRKNVNTKKEWMNNELKNEIKKKHNKWNRFQKKKNKQSWSEFTIQRNRTTYLIKKTKAEFELKLARDVKTNPKNFWKYVKGKTKKKSGIPTLTDNNGKSVTEDTDKANLLNDSFASVFTIENTEDIPILSPRVDDIVLNIVHFSKEGIEEYLNKLDICKSPGPDKINSRVLKETSLQLADLFKHLFTKLMKQGAIPLSWGLADVIPIFKKGNKSTPLNYRPVSLTSLVCKTMETFIRNNIMDYMESNNLFTKSQHGFRPGRSCNTALLEALNQWTKWLDEGSRFDCVFLDFKKAFDSVPHKRLINKLKAYGIGGNLVQWIEAFLTNRSQVVVVNGVRSNSKRVTSGIPQGSVLGPLLFNLYINDLPDQIDSEITIFADDTKIFRKINNLDDAKKLQEDIDKLFKWSIKWQLPFNLDKCSVMHFGRKNNKFQYKMGHAENKKLLQWVSKMTDLGVVIDDKLTFESHVAQVAMKANKKLGIIYRSFDYLSCHSLSLLYKSIVRPSMEYCSTVWQHVFLERI